TTGGAACTTCCACTCTAAATACGGCAACGGGAGAAACGACTCTACTAAATTCTGTAttcaaatatgttttagtCAGTTTCTTAACGAGCATTTTAGTCAAATCTtctttcaatttctttttgttgtcATCAATTTCTGCCAGTTGACTTGATaccaaatttaaacatttgtttagtctctttttaatttttttctcctCCTCAGGCGTTATATGGCCAGTCCGTATATTCTTTCTCCACACTTCTCCATTGACATGATATAACTGAAGACAGCTATAAACATTATGGTTTAACTTTTCTTTTGCATCTTCTTGCGACTtgcatttctttattttatgatattttctaCATTCAGCTTGAAtagatttattgattaaatgtCTTGTTCGTTCATCATTATTCTTGTCATGATCTTTAGACGCCGGATTTACCTGTAACAAAGCAAACTACTTTCATTATTTAAGAATCAtgacatgatttttgtttCACCTATTTCACAAAAGTACGTTTTTCAGATGTAGTCTCGATTACAATGCATTATCATGCTAATTATAACCGGATTGTGCACCAAGGAATCAGCCTTCATCGAGGGATTTTCACGAAGAGCAGCTACaaagaattgtaattaatgaTTTCGTTACAAGTAACTACTGAAGGCAAGGTCACAAAGCATATTAACAcatagcacgttactaacgtccacaagCTGTCTcttttacccgtgtaccgtGTAACCATCGTGTAAAAATGATATACTCCGTGTTTAAGGTTTCATGGTAGCATCTGAATAATACAATCAAATACTTACTACTCTATAAACTTGATAATTTTCATCAGCTAATGGCGGTGCCtctgtgaaataaattgttttcgtgaaaaattacacaaagtaaataatagaaatattttttttacaaacatcattttaacattaacatgATTTAAAATTGCAGTAATATGTTGATCTTTTAGATTGAATCTGCGgccttttaattaattgatggtataaagttttatttataattttttttgctgaGAATCTGCGAcaataatcaaaacaaaaaaagtctTGCAATCACTTTGCAAGTGAATTTCgcaattacaaataaatacagagAAATACTACAAACGATTTCTGATACTTTTAATACAGACAAAGATGCCAAAACATAAGTCAAGAAACATACAGTAAGTAAACCATTCACAACCATTTAACATCAGTACATGAATTCAATTAATGACTGTCaaatacacaaaaacaattaaaagaaACACGGGAATGGGTACGGGAATGGATAAAAACATGGATAGTCTAAGTCTCCGTAAGGCCTTCGTTTAAAATGTGCCATGCAAGGGCAATCTTCTTCAAAGTCATCAGAATCATTTAAATCAAGCCGCCTTCTAGCAGATCCTTGTCTAAATCTCATGGGATCACGAGTTTTTCTTCCGATTCTTGGAGCAGATCTTTCATTTGTTTCTTGGTTCGGTGTCGAATATCCTTGCGGCTGACCGTAGCTTGAACCGCCGGCTTCTGGCTGATTCTGTTCCTGTTCTTGTGGTCGTGAAAACTGTGGCATATCAGGTACTGGAAGTCGATGTAAATCCAGCGGAGCATTTGTAGGTATATCATTTTGAAAGTTTACATTCAGTTGCGATGGTTGTTTATTTTCACCGCCCATTTCGGATATATTTTGAGCTGATCTTTGACCATATTTTCCTGTTTTTAAAACGGAAGAAGATTCTTCCCGTGTATGATTGCTCAAATTTTGCTGTGTTAATTCTTCAGGTATACCTGAACGTGCATTACGTGCTGTTAAATCAAAACTTACGTTGCTTCTGCGTTTATTTGATTGGTTACATGGCTGATTTGGTTGCATCATACTTTCTCTCATGTTTTCGTTGTCTACACCTCGGTTTGGGCTCGTATTATGAAAGCTTACTCGTGGGCGAGATCTCATACCATCACTAAACTGGATTCGTTCTTCTGGGACCTGATCAGCTTGACTCATATTGGCACATTGATTAGAATTACTAACACGACCAAAAGCAgcatcatttatttttgaaatttgatcCTGAATTACTTGTGGCAACGATGCATTTTCAGTTCTATTCGCACAACAAGAACCATTATTTTGTTCGCAATGACTAGAATGAGGCATCGATTGGCTGTCAGTATAAACAAATGATTTCACTTGCCTTTGATTAGTTGCATCGGCCTGCAATTGTTTCTTTAATTCATCCGGTATTGGGACTTGTTCTAACGAGACCCAACTGCCACCGGGGTCAGACAGATGAGATACTTCAGAATATGGTTTTGGATATTGATTTTGCCCTTGTACATTCAACCACTGTTCTGAATGTTGGGGAATCGTGTTTCCATATATATTTGGCGGTAATGAGAACATTGATGAACTGAGTGGACGGTTTCCTTCGAAACCATGATAATCATGGGTTTCATCTACTGTGGTGTTCATTGCACGTGTGTTATACATCATTCCACCTCCTGCTAAAGATGAATTGTTCATATTTGGATTTGAATTTGGCGTTGGGTGATATTGGACAGGGTATTTTTCTTCGGGTGTGTTTGGAAATTCTTTACGATATTTAAAGTCTTGATATTGGTGCGTTGGCAGTTGCAATGATATGTTGTTCTGATTAACTGACTGACATTTAGCAGGGGCATATGGGAGACTTTGATATTGTCTAGGTTGATTATTATACGTAGAGTATCGCGGCATTTCTtgatatgataaattattttgaaacacTACTGACCTTCTCCTACCCTGTTccctttttttattctttatccGGTTCGAAAGTTCGTCAgcaaaaaacttaatatttataacgtCTTCCATTTTCATTGGGAGTTCGTGTAAAAAGTTCTTAATCTCATTTTTTACAGCAGATTCCGCGGCGCACGtacttaaattacttttttcaatGTCTGTTATCTTTTTTGTTAAAGATTCCCTTAATCTTCTCCTCTGCAGTTTCTCGAAGTAATCATCATTTGGAATTATAGGGAGATCATCAAACCAATGTTCTATTTCAAttcctaatattatttcatctgCTTCTTCTTTCAAAGAATCATCGCTGGGTAGAGGCACATTATGCAAAGCCTCCATTATATCATtcatataaatacctatatcaaTATCTTTAAGTTCCTTTCCGTGTGTCTTTTTTAACTCTTCGACAAATGCTTCAACATGTTTCAACAACTTCCTTCTAAAAGCATTTGCTTTCACTTTATTATCTTCgtcatattttgttaaaagtatataatctTCTACTATGGATAATATTTGCAAATCTTCGTGCAATTTCATCGCATCATTATTGCCATCAATATTACTCCTAGGAACGCGATTTTCTACGTTTTCaactaaattttgtttaaatgaaGCTGGTTCTGCTAATTTCAACAACTTTCCATTAGTATTAGAGGTGTGTTCTAATAACTGTGCTTTCATGAGATGCTTCCTGGCATCCAGTTCAGGCGATTTTGGCAAGCAATTTAACAACGATTCTATTTCGTCGTCCAAGAGGTCCTGATAATAGAACGTATTGTGAAATGTGACTGGATCAAACTTCAATTTTGTCAATGCTTTCCAAATGCCATTTTGAACACCTAACCTCAATTTTTCAGATAACTCCTTTTCTTGAGGGTTTGATGCAGGGATCGGTATTTGTTGAACCCAATGTTTCACATATTCGTCATATTCTTCATTTATTGACTGAAGTGTAAGACGTGCCGGTGTCTTTTGTGTGCACTCTGAATATGGCTGGTTTTGTTCTGtcacattttttaatgtttggttACTACTATTTGGTTTTAGTATCGAGTGCCTATGTTTCGTGTCATTAGAATTATTCAAAACTATATAACTAGCATTAATCGATTCTCTAAAGCTAGGAAATGTATTGTTTACTTCAACATTCTGAACATTTTGAGTATGTATCTTGAACCGGGGCACCGGAATTTCTCGTATTTTTTCCATCAGATCTGAAGCACATCGAACAACGTTGTTATTTTCTTCCCCCACTACTTTGCTTatccatttatatatttgatatttgagATATTCAAGTTCATTTTCATCACTTATTTTCGAAGAATTAAATTCAAGGTAAATCTGTCGATCTACTAATTCTTGAGCTAAATCTTCAATGGCCGTTTCGCGCGCATCAATTGATGGGAATTTGCAAATTTCAACTGGCAAATCTATCAACCATTCATCAATTTGTTCACATAaatcacttttataatatttaaacttttcagACGCATCGAAATATGACGTTGGACGCTTTTTTACatatgtattgtaataaacTATGAAGTTTCTATTTCCGTATTTGGTTTGTGATGacgatcttttattaatttgatcaAATAGCGCGTTTGCTAAATCCATACTTTGGTCTTCTTTAATGTTATAATCTGATAAATATAACACCATATCTTCTTTCACAACGTTTTCACTAATGTAACTATCACcatatatgaaatttattaatgccTCAATAAGTTccgtttttatttcttttatatctttagcattcaattcaatatcatactttttaataaaatctgcgATTACAATTGTAACCCAATCTTTAATATCACCTTCCGTCGGATGAATATGCGTTTTACCTAAgctaaatttcattttcaatcgctttttgaatatatttggCGCAACATCTCTTAATTGTGATACAAGCGCATCAGCCAGTGAatgtaatacatttattttctctgTAACTTCTATTGGAGTTACACTGATTATGTTAACAATCTTCCTTTTTAACGATtcacaattaattttagttttagatgTCAGCAGTTTTAATACTTCTCGTAGCAAGTCATcggacattttatttacatcaataGATCCATTGCGATATTGAAGTGTTTGAAACGGCAAAGAATTTACCCATTCTTTCACGATATCTTCAATCTTGTCTTCAACACTAGGTGGGATCGGTGGAGTCCCACAGTACACATCCATCTCAGCCCATTTCCTCATTATAGGTCTAGTACAATCTCTGACACTTTCATATCTGACTGGTATATAAATTGGGGTCTTTCTCATTTTCTTGCCCAAATTAATAAGCGCCTTTTCTCTAGAATTTTGTTTCTCGACATTTTCTAATAGTCTGTGTAGTTTTAACCACATGTCTCTTAAGATATTTTCGTTCAGAACGTTATCCTTTACTTTAGATTTGACGGCCATATTGCGTATCAGATCAACGATGCCTTCTTGGAAATATTGCTTCTTAAGATCGTCTTCAGACTTACTTTTTCTTGGGTTAACATTTTTCTGAACACTTGTTATTTCCATAGAACTAGACGTGGTCTGTACGGATTTGAAGctaataatttttgtgttttggtTCATTTGGGCCAAACTTATTTTTGCCATCTGGTCCATTAGGGACGAACTTGTTTTTGTCATTTGGTCCATTTTAGACGAATTCGTTTTTGTGATCTTGTACATTGGGGAAGAGCTTATTTTTGTGTCACAGTCTATTTGGGACAaactttcttttataatttgatcCGTTTGGGAAGAGCTTATTGCGTCCTTGTGCATTGGGGACGAACTTATTTTTGCATTGTGGTCCATTTGGGACGAACTTGTTTTTGTGATTTGATCCATTTGGGACGAACTTATTTTTGCGTTCTGGTCCATTTGGGTCGAACTGGGAATGACTGATACTGCACCTTCTGGCTGTCCGATGGTACTGACAGACGCTGAGCGGGGGACAGCTACCTGAAACAAATTACGTCCTAAACCACCTTTGCCAAATGAGCAATACAAATGTCTTTCTCAACCTTTCctttggcaaaatcatcgctTGGCTTGACGATGGAGTCATGAAATTGACAATACAAATCAATacaaatttgacgacctcggtggcgcagtggtaaagttcttgccactgaaccgagaggtcccggttcgatccccggtggGGTCATGattggaaaatgatctttttctgattgacccggggtcttggatgtttatctatatatatgtatttgttttaaaatatatcccataacacaagtctcgaacttactttggggctagctcagtctgtgtgatttgacttaatattatatatattttgtatttattatatggcTAGTTTtgctactattattttttacttatcgTCCCGCAGTTGGGCAGAAATCTCCTTCGCCTCGCAAGCTTTATTTTTCCAAGTAAATGACAACAAAcaaatgacaattttttaGCATttcaaagtatatttatacaagtatatatttcaaataataaaaaaacttctcTCAGTGTTGTTCCCTAATAGTTTCGACAAGAAAAGTGTCTAtcgctttctcaaaaagtcggCAACGCACCGATGACCCGTATCGGGTTGCCGGACTGCGGTGATTGCTTACCATCATGCAACAAAGCTTAGCATCGGGGAAAAATTAAGGGTGTACCGAGCGCACAGTGGCGCCACCATCAtggttttatcaatttcttttaactaaaagtaaattttacaaatctaGCTTGGACAAATTATGCTATGCTATATAAAGAGTTAATTGAAaagtaatatagttttctattgtaCAATATGTAGTCACAATTTACTGAACGGACTTgagtggccaccgttttccGTTTAGCAGATTCTGGCAACTGTGTCCAatataaaactacaatactttttattaaattcacaacacactttacaatacaatattagaaACTTAGTCGAAAagattgttaaatatattatacaaagcTAAGACAGGCACtttaatttgaatacaataataaatattacaagctaggtatattatgtaggtactaaaaatattacaaataaaaaacctccTCAAACGCGCCGCACCGAGGCAACGTGACCAGAATGCTGGCAGCTTATCCTCGCTGTACTGACAGACTTATACGCTGAGCAAAGAAAATACCTAATCTCGGATCACCAGTTGAGACGCGTTGAAAactctttcaaaaattttttagcTTCAGGGCCCCAAGGACCCATTGTCTCCACTGCGAAAggtatataatactttttaatgcaGTAGACAGTATAATTAGCCCGACttgaacttaaaatatattgagaaACATATGTTGGTGGCGCTCGTGTGCGCTCGGTACACTCTTAAACCtaaacttacattttttttcacaggCGCTGATCTCGGAACTGTGGTCACTTCCTTTGAGCACATGGAGATTGCTgttgcaacaaaaaaaaaaagaacaaaaatcgtaaaatacttatatctaAATGTGTAATGATTGTTTTCTCCAGAATACCTATAGGCAAATCGCTGAACTTGGTGGTTTTGATGTGCCTACACTCACTGCAAATCCACTCAACTAACGCAATGTACATTTATTTGCGTCGGCATCTGTTCTAGTTTGGGTcacgtttttatatattacaggGCAGACAGAGCCAAAACTTGCAGAGCTCAAAGGTcatgtttttctttctctcCTTGTCATCACGTGTTTCCCAATATTTTTCAGACTGTGACAATTTAAAGCCCGTAAAATGGAAAgcaaaaaattttgaagaatcaTGGccgtgattttacaaccgcccGCTGACAAGATTGACTATTGTTTGTTTCCTATCAGCTAAgactatgtgtcccttagtcgcctcgtacgacattcacgggaggatttggagttgtcctattccagggcggaaccATAACTTTGTTCTTCGTTGTGTTTGCAATGAACTGGAACAACATTGTAACAATTGACATTGAATATcaatgcgtacacgatatgggaaaaagagacagaatTTGGACGTTactaacgtgctacgtgtttgtatatttCGTGCTAGGCCTTATGATATTGCTTTATTTGAGAGTTCCGCTCTTGTCACTaggctacggaaccctaaaaatatgcTACATACAGTAGTAGTTGCAATACGGAGTAATACTTACATTGTGTCTCCGTGTGAACAGAAGTGGGCATCTGGAAAAAATTGTCGTCTTAATTGTCATGAGGAATATAACATCTAACTCCTCCAGTATTAGCATACCGAGATAAGAAACAATTGAACTGAAGGCCTAccaataaacatacaaacagacgTCCACATGCAGCTGTCTCTTTCACATATCGTGGACGCATCGTATAAAATGAGataacgtgtggacgcaatgacgtgctgcGCGTTTTATGTATCATGGTAGGGGAAttttgactgtaagagatccctacatgggataagtcctcCGTTATACTTGTATCTCTTttgtattcatattaatttattagttgcgtctcggggcttcgctcccatgggaatttcgggataaaagtgtGTGTTACCTAACTAACCCTATGTGccattccaggttatattctacccgtgtaccaaaattcataacaacCGGTCCTGTaggttttgcgtgaaagatgaacaaacatacacacatacatcctcacaaactttcgcatttgtaatattagtaggatgcccataatacctattaattgacattatacttggggcaaaaatacatttttcctaCGTAAGtatgtacgagtatgtatgatgtttgtaatgcgataactttcgaaccgttggtccaattttgatgaaatttaaaaggtatgtaggatctgctaatggaatttttaacttcgtggggcatcaaaatcggctaagtcgttttcgaaatattcacaattttgtaatatctcatcaaaatttattgtgttcgcgaggtctacgttcgcggcgaacaactagttttacACTAGTTGTAcaaagtgaagaaaactgttaaatattactaataaataataatacattttttgccgttgcaatatcaaaattcaaattgaatgGTTGATAACACACAGTGTTGCTAGTGACACCGCCCTCAATAATTTTCTTCTGTATTTTGACAgattgtgtttttaaaattaaaaagtttttattatttccaacaTGGCGGCGGCAGAGACACAGAACGGGAACAAGATGGCGCGACGACAACTAGCGCATCTTTGAAAAATG
This Plodia interpunctella isolate USDA-ARS_2022_Savannah chromosome 27, ilPloInte3.2, whole genome shotgun sequence DNA region includes the following protein-coding sequences:
- the LOC128681552 gene encoding uncharacterized protein LOC128681552 isoform X11, with the translated sequence MSGEGMVAVVQSLRDARLAVTVVDGSRNKFSLVPNAAERVMQPQNHSKYQIQYQQNTSSATDPPNLRCDSSAQATDGRYASMYQTTHGNVEPTSPPCEVTEFPPQRVELCPGRENFEVGGLGSGETCRIPIRPQQGPYRCGTGWVGGGTMFSPRSSQQSDAFASSLRKYPTSSPDRSSELLERLVTYSQAKNFSRYQGRCSPNRCPAAESDVYQYAERSPRRNRWEEMRSRTRIDEYPTRDGRPRKEECERRIYNRTYDVRCVREVPRTKDSFRPNEFYQHDVRDGFSMPVYPRKFGMPTSVHTETQSISMCSKEVTTVPRSAPVKKNVAVPRSASVSTIGQPEGAVSVIPSSTQMDQNAKISSSQMDQITKTSSSQMDHNAKISSSPMHKDAISSSQTDQIIKESLSQIDCDTKISSSPMYKITKTNSSKMDQMTKTSSSLMDQMAKISLAQMNQNTKIISFKSVQTTSSSMEITSVQKNVNPRKSKSEDDLKKQYFQEGIVDLIRNMAVKSKVKDNVLNENILRDMWLKLHRLLENVEKQNSREKALINLGKKMRKTPIYIPVRYESVRDCTRPIMRKWAEMDVYCGTPPIPPSVEDKIEDIVKEWRHRH